Genomic DNA from Vicinamibacteria bacterium:
CGCTTTCCCGCTCGAGTGGAGGGGTCGACCGGACCGAGCTCACTTCGATCTGGAACGATCGTCTCGAGGGCGGAAGACTCGATCTCCGGCCGGCGCTCCTCTGGGTGTTTCTCGGCGTGTTCCTTCTGGAGGCATTGGCGAGTCGAATCGGGTGGCGGCTTCCGGAGATGGGCGCCTGGCGGGTTCCGACGTCGCTACGGGAACCTTCGACAGATTCGGGCTCGGCACCCGAAGAGAATCCGCAAGAGCCGCTTCACGGCGAAGAACCGTTCTTGCCGGATTCCGTCGCCGCCGGGCCCGGTGCGACCGAGCAGCGGAGACAACGGTTCGCCCGGGCCAAGCGGGGTCAGTAGCGGTGATGAGAGCCACAGAGTGATGGCCCGATAATTGCTACCTTATTTAACGGGCTTGGGGGGCGTCCCTTTTTGGAACAGTCACGATCGACGGCCGAACTGCAGCGAAAACACTCGGTCTGGTCCATTCGCGACAAAGTGCTGGGCCTCGTGGTCGTGGCCGCTACCTTGCCCACGGCTCTCGTCGGCACCTCGTCCTACCTGGCCGCACGCAAGACACTCAATGAGAAGCTCTCGGACCAGTTGAACTCGCGGGCGTCTCTGAACGCAGCCAGGATCATCGAATGGCACCAGGAGCGCCGGCAGGACGCTCGGGTGTTCGCGGGCTCGACCATCGTCGTCGCTCACATGGCCCGCCCCCGCGAAGGCAAGGAGTGGATCGGCGCCTATCTTCAGGAAGTTCAGGGGCGTTATCGAGTGTATCGAGCCCTGGCCGTTCTCGATCCTACGGGTGAACTGGTGGCATCGGCCGGATCGCTGGACGACCTGGATGTCGATCGCATCGCCAACGAGCCAGTCGGGGCTGGCTCGACTCTGGATTGGGGCTTCCGGGGTGCCTATCTGTGGGTCCAGAGCCCCATCTTCGGCGAGGATGGTCGGGTTCTCGGCCGAATCGCGCTGGTCTGCGACTTCGAATCCCTGCGGGAGTTGATTGGCAGCGGTGAGACGGTCGAGCGACTGCGTATCACGACCGACTCCCATCGTCTGGTGTTCGCCCACCCTCGAGATCCGGATCCCGGCACCGATTTTCCCGGAAGACTCATCGAGGACGGCCGCATCGCGGAGCTGCGCGACGGTCGAGGAGAAGTCGCCCTTGGAGTATCTCACTCCCTTCAGGCGATGGATCTGCAGGAGCCGTTGCGTCTCACGGTGACCACCGACTGGGACGTGGCTTTCGCCTCGGTCACCGAGCTACGTAGGCGTGTTCTCCTGTTGAGCGCGGTTGCCGTGGTGCTGGTTGTCGCGCTGGCCTACGGTCTCGTCCTGACCCTCACGGATCCTCTCGAGCGACTCGCTCTCCGCGCCCACGGGGTTGCCCGGGGCGACTATGGTTCCGATCTTCCGGTAAAGAGTCGAGACGAGATCGGATATCTCACCGAGGTATTCAATCAGATGGCGGCGACTCTGAAGGCGAGTCACCAGCATCTGGAGAGGCTTTCGACGACCGATGAGCTGACTCAGCTCATCAACCGCCGGGAGCTGCGAAAAGCGCTTGCCGAGGAGCTGCACAAAGCCATGGTGAGCAACAGCCCCCTCACGATCCTCATGATCGACATCGATCACTTCAAGGCGTACAACGATCGGTACGGGCACCTTCGCGGTGATGGCCTTCTCGAGAAGCTCGGCGCCTACCTCCGGGTGAGCGTCCCCATGGGGGCGAGAGCGGCACGCTATGGGGGTGAGGAGTTTCTCGTGCTTCTTCCCGACATGGCGGCGGAACAGGGCGTCGCCGTTGCCGAGATGCTCCGGACAGGTTTCCAGGAGAACGTCGTTCCCGAGCATGTGACCTTGAGCTTGGGAGTGGCTGCCTGGTGGCGCGACGGGAGGACCGCCGCCGAGCTCATCGATGCCGCCGATCGCGCTCTTTATGAGGCCAAGCGGCGAGGCCGGAATCGCGTCGAGGTGGCGGGCGCCGTCTCCGCTATGAGGAAGTCCGGAAGAGCCAGGACCTCGGCCGCCTCCTGAGCCTCACTCCACGAGGCTTCCGTGAATCCAGACGATCCGCCCTTCCGAGCTTCGGACCTGGTACCACTCGCCCAGTCTTCCCACCGCCTCGAGCTTCGTGCCGATTTCCACCAATCCGACGCGATCGGTCTGAATCGATGGCCCTCTCCGAAGATTGGCCGTCTTCTGGACCTCGATGGGACGGGGTGGAACGATGGGTACGATATCGATGGATTCACGGCGCCGAATCTCGGAGACGGTTCGGGCCTGTCGAACGAGCTCGCCCGCTCGCACCGCCAGATAGGCGGCTCCGCCGACGTTGTTCTCCTTGAGCGCTTGATCGGCACGCTCGAGGAAGCTCTCGGCGCGCTCGAGCCGATCGCGGAGCGTGGAGTCCTTCCTGCCGCCGAATGACTCGAGCTCGACGCGAACCTCGGCGATGCGTGACACGGCGAACGCCCGGCTCTGGACATTCTTGACGTTCGACTGGGAGCGAATGAGCTCTTCGAGCGCGATCGCGAGCTCGAGCTCGAGGGTGGCATTCTGCTCCTCGAGGGAAGTCAGGTCCTGGGTCCGCTGCGTCAGTGAGCCGCGCAGATCGGTGTTTTCCGCTTCGTAGGCCGAGAGCGACTCACGAAGAGCCTCGGTCTCCGCGATCAGCTCCCGTTCGCGTTCGTCCGAGACTCCCGGCGGCGGGCTGTTCGTGACCGGCATCGGGTGGGATGGCTTCGCCTTGCCGCCGCACGCCAGGATCGAAGCTATCAGGCCGAGACCGAGGACGAACCTCGACGCGAGCGACGGGGACAAGCGGAACCTCCACGAGCGCGAACGCGATTGGGGCGGGGGAGACCATCATGATAACCCGGTACCGTTCGGTTGTACAGCAGAGCGACGAGTGGCTATGCCTCTGCTGGCAGGACGACGGAGATGCGACAGCCCCCGCTTTGCGTCGGGGCGAGCTCGAGACGCCCGCCGTGGAGCTCGGCCGCGCGCTTCGCGG
This window encodes:
- a CDS encoding diguanylate cyclase, which translates into the protein MLGLVVVAATLPTALVGTSSYLAARKTLNEKLSDQLNSRASLNAARIIEWHQERRQDARVFAGSTIVVAHMARPREGKEWIGAYLQEVQGRYRVYRALAVLDPTGELVASAGSLDDLDVDRIANEPVGAGSTLDWGFRGAYLWVQSPIFGEDGRVLGRIALVCDFESLRELIGSGETVERLRITTDSHRLVFAHPRDPDPGTDFPGRLIEDGRIAELRDGRGEVALGVSHSLQAMDLQEPLRLTVTTDWDVAFASVTELRRRVLLLSAVAVVLVVALAYGLVLTLTDPLERLALRAHGVARGDYGSDLPVKSRDEIGYLTEVFNQMAATLKASHQHLERLSTTDELTQLINRRELRKALAEELHKAMVSNSPLTILMIDIDHFKAYNDRYGHLRGDGLLEKLGAYLRVSVPMGARAARYGGEEFLVLLPDMAAEQGVAVAEMLRTGFQENVVPEHVTLSLGVAAWWRDGRTAAELIDAADRALYEAKRRGRNRVEVAGAVSAMRKSGRARTSAAS
- a CDS encoding SH3 domain-containing protein, coding for MSPSLASRFVLGLGLIASILACGGKAKPSHPMPVTNSPPPGVSDERERELIAETEALRESLSAYEAENTDLRGSLTQRTQDLTSLEEQNATLELELAIALEELIRSQSNVKNVQSRAFAVSRIAEVRVELESFGGRKDSTLRDRLERAESFLERADQALKENNVGGAAYLAVRAGELVRQARTVSEIRRRESIDIVPIVPPRPIEVQKTANLRRGPSIQTDRVGLVEIGTKLEAVGRLGEWYQVRSSEGRIVWIHGSLVE